The following are from one region of the Salicibibacter kimchii genome:
- a CDS encoding acyl-CoA thioesterase: MYRKIIEPRVSETDGVGHINNTTLPVWLEAARNPIFKLFTPDDSFEKWRMIILHVSIDYRSQIYFGTDVEIYTWVKRIGTSSLELYEEIHQNGTLCTKGTAIYVNYNQEEKKSEPIPTWIREQLEEHLYRSEEEQ; this comes from the coding sequence ATGTACAGAAAAATAATAGAGCCGAGAGTTTCTGAAACAGACGGTGTCGGCCATATTAATAACACCACTTTACCTGTCTGGTTGGAAGCAGCACGAAATCCTATTTTTAAATTGTTCACACCGGATGATTCGTTTGAAAAGTGGCGAATGATTATCCTCCATGTCTCGATTGATTATAGGAGCCAGATATACTTCGGTACAGATGTTGAAATATACACATGGGTGAAGCGAATCGGGACATCGAGCCTGGAATTATATGAAGAGATTCACCAAAACGGTACCCTTTGCACGAAAGGAACAGCGATTTATGTGAACTATAACCAGGAGGAAAAGAAATCAGAGCCTATTCCAACATGGATCAGAGAACAATTGGAAGAACATTTATATCGTAGCGAAGAGGAGCAGTAA